A stretch of the Archangium violaceum genome encodes the following:
- a CDS encoding thioesterase domain-containing protein: MRPLLDEPFALFGASMGGIIAFELARWLRAEWGMEPAHLFIAASSEPQVPNPRLDEMLGSVVAGGSKVDVGLLRRFSRDFYRFYSPANRRTQKLLFSPVLVPTLALTGAKDGCARTQLFDRVNPKNFPKGLRTERIQDAGHLLHQEKPAEVNRLLVEWLGQHRG; this comes from the coding sequence ATGCGGCCGTTGCTTGACGAGCCCTTCGCGCTTTTCGGCGCGAGCATGGGAGGAATCATCGCCTTCGAGCTGGCGCGATGGCTGCGGGCGGAGTGGGGGATGGAACCGGCGCACCTGTTCATCGCGGCCTCGTCCGAGCCGCAGGTGCCCAACCCGCGGCTCGACGAGATGCTGGGGTCGGTGGTGGCGGGAGGCTCGAAGGTGGACGTAGGCCTCTTGCGCCGCTTCAGCCGCGACTTCTACAGGTTCTATAGCCCGGCGAACCGGCGCACCCAGAAGTTGCTCTTCAGCCCCGTGCTCGTGCCCACGCTCGCACTCACCGGCGCGAAGGACGGCTGCGCCCGCACGCAGCTGTTCGATCGGGTGAATCCGAAGAACTTCCCGAAGGGCCTGCGCACCGAGCGCATCCAGGACGCGGGGCACCTCCTGCACCAGGAGAAGCCGGCCGAGGTCAACCGGCTCCTGGTGGAGTGGCTCGGCCAGCACCGAGGTTGA
- a CDS encoding endo alpha-1,4 polygalactosaminidase: MAASKFNLAIIELSRDGASDYFRSDELAAVKATDKQVLACFEIRAIEEYRPEWSLVPADMKLGAVDGWQDEQYVKYWDERWWPIVQGHIDRALAAGFTGCYLDLVVTYEEIAANAAGTNRDDLARKMEALISRISQYAKSKNPSFRIMPQNAPEIVDYAGYLEAIDGEAPNRHEAGSGGYGRHACTGERPGSAIL; this comes from the coding sequence ATTGCCGCCTCCAAGTTCAACCTGGCCATCATCGAACTCTCGCGTGATGGGGCGAGCGACTACTTCCGGAGCGACGAGCTCGCGGCGGTGAAGGCCACCGACAAGCAGGTGCTCGCCTGCTTCGAGATCCGCGCCATCGAGGAGTACCGCCCTGAATGGAGCCTGGTGCCCGCGGACATGAAGCTCGGTGCGGTGGACGGCTGGCAGGACGAGCAGTACGTGAAGTACTGGGACGAGCGCTGGTGGCCTATCGTGCAGGGCCATATCGACCGGGCCCTCGCCGCCGGATTCACTGGCTGCTACCTGGACCTGGTAGTGACCTACGAGGAGATCGCCGCCAACGCCGCGGGCACCAACCGTGACGATCTGGCGCGCAAGATGGAGGCGCTCATCTCGCGCATCAGCCAGTACGCGAAGTCCAAGAACCCCTCCTTCCGGATCATGCCGCAGAACGCCCCCGAGATCGTCGACTACGCGGGCTACCTCGAGGCCATCGATGGAGAAGCTCCAAACAGGCACGAAGCCGGAAGCGGTGGATACGGGCGCCACGCTTGCACTGGGGAAAGGCCCGGCTCTGCAATCCTGTAG
- a CDS encoding collagen-like protein, whose protein sequence is MRRTRMFAVAVLLGGLVACTSEIQGPKGDTGPVGPQGPVGPQGPAGPQGPAGTSLPVAVWRDANNALVAPGMLAGDDVPYFDDRGLIWLLEVLTGKIETETQSIYYDAVDCTGNAYASAGTLPRLVFTVAGDPADTFRTLPDTFTPTMVQVESTRSSSTECYNSSFETDVVPLAITLPATPIVKPNINFVGPLRLVVQ, encoded by the coding sequence ATGCGAAGAACCAGGATGTTTGCTGTTGCGGTGCTGCTGGGCGGGCTCGTGGCCTGCACTTCCGAGATCCAAGGGCCCAAGGGGGACACGGGTCCCGTTGGCCCCCAAGGTCCCGTTGGCCCCCAGGGTCCCGCCGGTCCCCAGGGTCCCGCCGGCACCTCGCTCCCCGTCGCCGTGTGGAGGGATGCGAACAACGCGCTGGTGGCCCCGGGAATGCTCGCGGGCGACGATGTCCCCTACTTCGATGACAGAGGCCTCATCTGGCTCCTGGAGGTATTGACCGGAAAGATCGAGACGGAAACTCAATCCATCTACTACGACGCCGTCGATTGCACGGGTAATGCCTATGCCTCAGCGGGCACCCTGCCCCGGCTCGTTTTCACGGTGGCGGGCGATCCCGCCGATACGTTCCGGACCCTGCCCGATACGTTCACCCCCACGATGGTCCAGGTCGAATCCACCAGGTCCAGCTCAACGGAGTGCTACAATAGCTCGTTCGAGACCGATGTCGTGCCGCTGGCGATCACCCTGCCCGCGACGCCCATCGTCAAACCCAACATCAACTTCGTGGGCCCCCTCCGTCTTGTCGTGCAGTAG
- a CDS encoding pyridoxamine 5'-phosphate oxidase family protein has translation MENTLGSISELEACLGTTPLGVQMKVIDHLDAHAARWIAASPFAFVAFSDASSIRATLAGGAPGFASVQGPQALVLPAEALEDATLARAGQGVGMLFLLSGIGETLRVNGRVSKMTGAGVELAVDECYVHCAKALLRSQFWAARPRPDAPTDVAAFLAETRFLALATADANGNADLSPKGDPAGKMVREQDGKTIYADRPGNRRADSFRNILVRPEVAALALVPGSPFVAALSGRARIVTDEGARAPFAVDGKTPLLATVLEGPPPVVFESAVLQRARLWPSKPAEPGIDPSEILLAHVKLNKTLGQQATELRTSVSRDIIGKGLEADYRDNLY, from the coding sequence ATGGAGAACACCCTCGGAAGCATCAGCGAGCTGGAAGCTTGTCTCGGCACGACCCCGCTGGGCGTGCAGATGAAGGTGATCGACCATCTGGACGCGCACGCGGCACGCTGGATCGCGGCCTCACCGTTCGCGTTCGTCGCCTTCTCGGACGCATCTTCCATCCGTGCGACCCTCGCGGGTGGCGCACCGGGCTTCGCTTCCGTCCAGGGTCCCCAGGCGCTCGTGCTGCCCGCGGAGGCCCTCGAGGACGCCACCCTGGCGCGCGCGGGCCAGGGTGTCGGGATGCTGTTCCTGCTCTCCGGCATTGGAGAGACGCTGCGGGTCAATGGCCGCGTTTCCAAGATGACGGGGGCGGGAGTCGAGCTCGCCGTGGACGAGTGCTATGTGCACTGTGCGAAAGCCCTCCTCCGGTCGCAGTTCTGGGCCGCACGGCCCCGCCCGGACGCCCCAACGGACGTCGCGGCCTTCCTCGCCGAGACCCGGTTCCTGGCGCTCGCCACGGCGGATGCGAACGGGAATGCCGACCTCAGCCCCAAGGGGGATCCCGCGGGCAAGATGGTCCGTGAGCAGGACGGAAAGACAATCTACGCGGACCGCCCCGGTAATCGCCGGGCCGACAGCTTTCGCAACATCCTTGTCCGGCCCGAGGTGGCCGCACTCGCGCTCGTCCCCGGCTCACCCTTCGTCGCGGCCCTGTCAGGCCGGGCGCGAATCGTAACGGACGAGGGGGCTCGTGCCCCCTTCGCCGTCGATGGGAAGACGCCTCTGCTCGCGACCGTGCTCGAAGGCCCGCCGCCTGTCGTGTTCGAGAGCGCGGTGTTGCAGCGAGCCCGTCTCTGGCCCTCGAAGCCGGCCGAGCCCGGCATCGATCCATCGGAGATACTCCTGGCCCATGTGAAGCTGAACAAGACGCTCGGCCAGCAGGCCACCGAGCTGCGCACCTCCGTGTCGAGAGACATCATCGGAAAGGGGCTGGAGGCGGACTACCGCGACAATCTCTACTGA
- a CDS encoding winged helix DNA-binding domain-containing protein has protein sequence MPKRPPSTVLPLRALNRALLERQLLLRRSTLSVEKTLQHLVGMQAQATNPPYFGLWTRLDGFQPEALSQLISRRRAVRIALMRSTIHLVTARDCLPLRTLLQPVLERSLFTGSPYGRALEGMDISALVAFGRALVEEKPRTLIELGELLQERWPERDASSLAHAIRNLVPLVQVPPRGLWGVGGQAASTTAESWLGGKAVSGSSLDELILRYLAAFGPASVKDVQTWSGLTRLRDVVEELRPRLRTFRDEHGVELFDAPNAPLPDPDVPAPPRFLPDFDNVLLSHADRTRIISEEHRKAIATANGLFLSTFLVDGFVRGTWKLEQERERATLVINPFTSLKKPERAALAEEGARLLAFAAPDARTPEVRFVPSTTRPRRARVCTSSR, from the coding sequence ATGCCGAAACGGCCACCCTCCACCGTGCTTCCCCTGCGCGCGCTCAATCGGGCCCTGCTCGAACGTCAGCTGCTCCTCCGGCGCTCGACGCTGTCCGTCGAGAAGACGCTCCAGCACCTGGTCGGCATGCAGGCGCAGGCCACGAATCCGCCCTATTTCGGCCTGTGGACACGACTCGACGGCTTCCAGCCCGAGGCGTTGTCCCAGCTCATCTCCCGTCGCCGTGCCGTACGCATCGCACTGATGCGCTCGACGATCCATCTGGTCACCGCTCGGGACTGCCTGCCCCTGCGAACCCTTCTACAACCGGTCCTCGAACGCTCCCTGTTCACCGGCAGCCCCTACGGCCGAGCCCTCGAGGGAATGGACATCTCCGCCCTCGTGGCCTTCGGTCGGGCCCTGGTCGAGGAGAAGCCTCGCACCCTCATCGAGCTCGGCGAGCTCCTCCAGGAGCGATGGCCCGAGCGCGACGCCAGCTCCCTCGCCCATGCCATCCGCAACCTGGTGCCGCTGGTCCAGGTGCCTCCACGGGGCCTCTGGGGCGTGGGTGGCCAGGCCGCGAGCACCACGGCGGAGTCCTGGCTCGGAGGTAAGGCCGTCTCCGGGTCGTCGCTCGATGAGCTGATTCTCCGCTACCTCGCGGCCTTCGGGCCGGCCAGCGTCAAGGATGTCCAGACCTGGTCGGGCCTGACGCGGCTGCGCGATGTCGTCGAGGAGCTCCGGCCCCGTCTGCGCACCTTTCGGGACGAGCACGGCGTGGAGTTGTTCGATGCCCCCAACGCTCCGCTCCCCGACCCTGACGTCCCCGCGCCGCCGCGCTTCCTGCCCGACTTCGACAACGTGTTGCTCTCCCACGCCGACCGCACCCGAATCATCTCGGAGGAGCACCGCAAGGCAATCGCCACCGCCAATGGCCTGTTTCTCTCGACGTTCCTCGTCGACGGCTTCGTGCGGGGCACGTGGAAGCTCGAGCAGGAACGGGAGCGGGCAACCCTGGTCATCAACCCGTTCACCTCGCTGAAGAAGCCCGAGCGAGCCGCACTGGCCGAGGAGGGGGCTCGACTGCTCGCCTTCGCCGCTCCCGACGCGCGGACTCCCGAGGTCCGCTTCGTCCCATCGACGACTCGCCCTCGCCGCGCGAGAGTCTGTACATCATCGCGGTGA
- a CDS encoding FAD-dependent monooxygenase, protein MKTDSTSVLVVGGGLVGLSAAMFLSWRGVPTVLVERHPGSSPHPRAIGYTPRTMELFRAVGLGSRIPQVPADFRLRRGRVESLAGKWFEETPWTPETRQAPRLEYSPCAGAALSQDRLEPILREKALSLGADIRLETELIGFDQNADGVVASLRARDGREYAMRAAYLIAADGHDSPIREALGIGRTGRGHIRTLRSVLFRAPLEEYLRAGVSQFNIDQPGFKAFLTTYGDGRWVLMFSDDEERDEGTLRVMVSKAIGRTDLEVELITTGRWELSARIADSFASGRIFLAGDAAHTLPPTRGGYGANTGIEDAHNLAWKLSAVLSGASAPRLLDTYDAERRPIAWLRHEQLFARDDYAADAAEGSRKVPIIDDAAMEFGQLYRSTAVLDAGNELPSALRPEQWAGQPGTRAPHAWVFKDDERVSTLDLFQRGWVLLALDERWCPAVAQVGKQLGIDVQCLRIGVEVRPSDENAFRTAFGLGTGGASLIRPDGYVAWRAIELSADPLRLLGDALRRVSCATR, encoded by the coding sequence ATGAAAACGGATTCAACCTCAGTGCTCGTGGTCGGGGGCGGCCTGGTGGGCTTGTCTGCCGCGATGTTCCTCTCGTGGCGTGGTGTGCCAACCGTTCTCGTCGAGCGGCACCCTGGCAGCTCACCGCATCCGCGTGCGATCGGCTACACGCCGAGGACGATGGAGCTCTTTCGCGCGGTCGGGCTGGGCTCCCGCATTCCGCAGGTGCCGGCCGACTTCCGGCTGCGCCGGGGCCGGGTCGAGAGTCTGGCCGGAAAGTGGTTCGAGGAGACCCCATGGACACCCGAGACCCGGCAGGCGCCCAGGCTTGAGTACTCGCCGTGCGCGGGCGCCGCGCTCTCCCAGGATCGTCTCGAGCCCATCCTTCGTGAGAAAGCGCTCTCTCTCGGTGCCGACATCCGGCTCGAAACGGAGCTGATCGGCTTCGATCAGAATGCCGACGGTGTCGTCGCCTCGCTGCGCGCTCGCGATGGACGAGAGTACGCGATGCGGGCTGCGTATCTGATCGCGGCGGATGGTCATGACAGCCCGATTCGCGAGGCATTGGGGATCGGCCGGACGGGACGCGGCCATATCCGGACGCTGCGAAGCGTTCTCTTCCGGGCTCCGCTCGAGGAGTACCTTCGAGCGGGGGTCTCGCAGTTCAACATCGACCAGCCGGGATTCAAGGCGTTCCTCACGACCTACGGCGATGGTCGCTGGGTGCTGATGTTCTCGGATGACGAGGAACGCGACGAAGGCACGCTGAGGGTGATGGTGTCCAAGGCGATTGGCAGGACGGACCTCGAGGTCGAGCTCATCACCACCGGCCGTTGGGAGCTGAGCGCACGCATCGCGGACAGCTTCGCGTCCGGAAGGATCTTCCTGGCCGGAGATGCCGCGCACACCCTGCCACCGACTCGGGGTGGCTATGGTGCGAACACCGGCATCGAGGATGCCCACAATCTCGCGTGGAAGTTGTCCGCGGTCCTCTCTGGTGCGTCGGCGCCGCGGCTGCTCGATACCTACGATGCCGAACGGCGCCCGATCGCATGGCTCCGACATGAGCAGCTATTCGCCCGGGACGACTACGCGGCGGACGCGGCGGAGGGCTCCAGGAAGGTGCCGATCATCGACGACGCCGCGATGGAGTTCGGTCAGTTGTATCGCTCGACCGCGGTGCTCGATGCCGGCAACGAGCTTCCATCCGCGCTGCGGCCCGAGCAGTGGGCCGGTCAACCCGGCACGCGCGCGCCGCATGCGTGGGTGTTCAAAGACGACGAGCGGGTGTCCACGCTCGACTTGTTCCAGCGAGGTTGGGTGCTGCTCGCCCTGGACGAGCGGTGGTGCCCTGCCGTAGCGCAAGTCGGCAAGCAATTGGGTATCGACGTGCAGTGCCTCCGCATCGGCGTCGAGGTGCGTCCGTCCGATGAGAACGCCTTCCGGACGGCGTTTGGCCTCGGGACGGGAGGGGCCTCGCTGATCCGTCCGGATGGCTACGTGGCCTGGCGAGCGATCGAGCTATCCGCGGATCCACTCCGTTTGCTCGGCGATGCCCTCAGGCGGGTGTCGTGCGCCACGCGCTAG
- a CDS encoding TetR/AcrR family transcriptional regulator C-terminal domain-containing protein — protein sequence MTARQKPPAADAALIWERPEPANRPAPGPLSRERIVRAAIALADKDGLASVSLRKVGAELNAGPMRLYGYLSTKEELLELMVDAVYGEMASAGPIRGDWREALRSIAQRTRQAAKKHKWFIDLLGGRHHLGPNALAHLEASLAALSETPGFENIDDVLQAVGTVNAYVIGALLSEASELRAELESGMNETEWQNATWPYIQRMIATGRFPTLARVVRDATHPSSEVRFDRGLDCVLDGIAARLPR from the coding sequence ATGACCGCTCGACAGAAACCGCCCGCGGCCGATGCGGCTCTCATCTGGGAGCGCCCCGAGCCCGCGAACCGTCCCGCCCCCGGACCCCTGAGCAGGGAGCGGATCGTGCGCGCCGCCATCGCGTTGGCCGACAAGGACGGCCTCGCCTCGGTGTCGTTGCGAAAGGTTGGAGCCGAGCTCAATGCCGGGCCGATGCGGCTCTACGGCTATCTCTCCACCAAGGAGGAGCTGCTCGAGCTCATGGTGGACGCGGTCTACGGCGAAATGGCGTCCGCCGGGCCGATCCGCGGAGACTGGCGCGAGGCGCTCCGGTCGATCGCGCAGCGCACCCGGCAGGCGGCCAAGAAGCACAAGTGGTTCATCGACCTGCTGGGAGGCCGCCATCATCTCGGCCCGAATGCCCTCGCCCATCTCGAGGCGTCACTCGCCGCGTTGAGCGAGACGCCGGGCTTCGAGAACATCGATGACGTCCTCCAGGCCGTCGGGACGGTCAATGCCTACGTCATCGGCGCGCTCCTGAGCGAAGCCAGCGAGCTGCGTGCCGAGCTCGAGAGCGGCATGAACGAGACGGAATGGCAGAACGCCACGTGGCCCTACATCCAGCGGATGATCGCCACCGGCCGCTTCCCGACGCTCGCCAGGGTGGTTCGGGACGCCACCCACCCCTCGTCCGAGGTCCGATTCGACAGGGGGCTGGACTGCGTGCTCGACGGCATCGCGGCGCGACTTCCTCGCTGA
- a CDS encoding FAD-dependent monooxygenase: MHTAERTALIIGGGLGGLTAALALHQRGWRVEVFEQAPQLREVGSGLMLSPNAMRVLFGLGLRHAVERGVVVTQAEMCTWRGTALTKERTEELPCEGAPPVLFHRAAVHGALNEALGDEIPVHLGARLARFEEDGAGVVAHFEDGRAARGELLVGADGLRSAVRAQLHPGEPLRYAGHPCWRGLARGFEHPGLPRGMLRETQGQGARFGMGHVREDVVYWWATADWPQGQPVPGGDKAFLREVFRTAHAPIPELIAATDEADLLRNDLLDRPPLERWGRGRVTLLGDAAHPMMPNLGQGACSAIEDGGVLAQALSGTENIEHGLRDYEARRRERTAWLQRTSWRFGVIGQWKHPLAVWMREQSIRLAPARVMRRQYEQLWGWRLESGASR, translated from the coding sequence ATGCACACGGCTGAGCGGACGGCATTGATCATCGGTGGAGGCCTGGGCGGTTTGACGGCGGCGCTCGCCTTGCACCAGCGGGGCTGGCGGGTGGAGGTTTTCGAGCAGGCGCCCCAGCTCCGGGAGGTGGGCTCGGGGCTGATGCTCTCCCCCAACGCCATGCGCGTCCTGTTCGGGCTGGGACTGCGGCACGCGGTGGAGCGGGGAGTCGTGGTGACCCAGGCGGAGATGTGTACATGGCGGGGGACGGCGCTGACGAAGGAGCGAACGGAGGAACTGCCCTGCGAGGGGGCACCGCCCGTGCTCTTCCACCGGGCGGCCGTGCATGGCGCCCTGAACGAGGCGCTGGGTGACGAGATTCCGGTGCACCTGGGGGCGCGGCTGGCCCGCTTCGAGGAGGACGGGGCCGGGGTAGTGGCGCACTTCGAGGACGGACGGGCGGCGAGGGGCGAGCTGTTGGTGGGAGCGGATGGGTTGCGCTCGGCGGTGCGTGCGCAGCTGCACCCGGGAGAGCCCTTGCGCTATGCCGGCCATCCCTGCTGGCGCGGACTGGCGCGTGGTTTCGAGCACCCGGGACTGCCGCGGGGGATGCTGCGCGAGACGCAGGGCCAAGGGGCACGCTTCGGCATGGGTCATGTGCGCGAGGACGTCGTCTACTGGTGGGCCACCGCCGACTGGCCCCAGGGGCAGCCGGTCCCGGGGGGCGACAAGGCCTTCCTGCGGGAGGTCTTCCGGACGGCCCATGCACCCATCCCGGAGCTCATCGCCGCCACGGACGAAGCGGACCTGCTGCGCAACGATCTCCTCGATCGGCCGCCGCTCGAGCGGTGGGGGCGGGGCCGGGTGACGCTACTGGGGGACGCGGCGCATCCCATGATGCCCAACCTGGGGCAGGGGGCGTGCTCGGCCATCGAGGATGGGGGCGTACTGGCCCAGGCGTTGAGCGGGACGGAGAACATCGAGCACGGCCTGCGGGATTACGAGGCCCGGCGCCGGGAGCGCACCGCGTGGCTGCAGCGGACTTCGTGGCGCTTCGGTGTCATTGGCCAGTGGAAGCACCCGCTCGCCGTCTGGATGCGCGAGCAGTCCATCCGGCTGGCCCCGGCGCGTGTCATGCGACGGCAGTACGAACAGCTCTGGGGCTGGCGGCTGGAGTCGGGTGCTTCGAGATGA
- a CDS encoding GNAT family N-acetyltransferase yields the protein MTGTLTVRPYAPSDWEAINRIHDAARVDELASSVGVEAFLPLRQTFENEGLFDGLVWVAELDGVVAGFLAFSDDEVTWMYVAPELYRRGVGRALLRHALSQAGERVELTVLDGNHPARALYESEGFVLERTTSGKLVGNEAFDATGHTLVWHRTGDLPASATPRPGGVALQRPLTSVAWDGAD from the coding sequence ATGACCGGTACCCTCACCGTGCGCCCCTACGCGCCATCCGATTGGGAGGCGATCAATCGCATCCACGACGCTGCCCGTGTCGACGAACTGGCCTCTTCCGTGGGAGTGGAGGCCTTCCTTCCCCTGCGGCAGACGTTCGAGAATGAAGGACTCTTCGATGGCCTCGTCTGGGTTGCCGAGCTCGATGGAGTCGTCGCGGGATTCCTCGCGTTCTCCGACGACGAGGTCACCTGGATGTACGTTGCTCCCGAGCTCTACCGACGCGGCGTTGGCCGCGCCCTGCTTCGACACGCCCTGAGCCAGGCAGGGGAGCGCGTCGAGCTCACGGTGCTCGACGGCAATCACCCGGCCCGCGCGTTGTACGAGAGCGAGGGCTTCGTCCTCGAGCGCACGACGAGCGGCAAGCTCGTCGGAAACGAGGCATTCGACGCGACCGGCCACACGCTCGTCTGGCACCGGACAGGTGACCTCCCGGCCTCGGCGACTCCGAGGCCAGGAGGAGTAGCGCTCCAGCGCCCCCTCACTTCCGTCGCTTGGGATGGAGCCGACTGA
- the rsgA gene encoding ribosome small subunit-dependent GTPase A, translating to MFSLSNLGFGPDLQSQFDTLSDSSLVPARVALEHGSRYLTFTTAGEAEAVLAGRFSFTSEDMPAVGDWVAIQPGQPARIVHLFQRRTRIVRQSAGRRTRAQILAANVDKVFVVTSTGRDFNPRRVERYLVAVQGGGAEPIVVVNKADLSPDVDALVAELGAVAPGVPVLAVSALHASGMDALRVHLHAGCTVAVVGSSGVGKSTLINRLLGAEVLATGEVREVDEKGRHTTTHRQLLPVPLENGAQALLVDTPGLRELQLWAQSSSLAGVFTDIETLAAECRFRDCTHAHEPGCVVREAVARGELDEARLSSLHKLAREQAHQAARQDGWARQEQHRKEKQFGRMGREISRLHPKRRK from the coding sequence TTGTTCTCCCTTTCCAACCTGGGCTTCGGCCCGGACCTTCAATCGCAGTTCGATACCCTCTCTGATTCCTCACTCGTTCCAGCCCGCGTGGCGCTGGAGCACGGATCGCGCTACCTGACATTCACCACGGCCGGCGAGGCCGAAGCGGTGCTGGCCGGACGCTTCAGCTTCACGTCGGAAGACATGCCCGCCGTGGGGGATTGGGTCGCGATTCAACCCGGCCAGCCGGCTCGAATCGTCCACCTTTTCCAGCGGCGAACCCGGATCGTTCGTCAGTCCGCGGGCCGGCGCACGCGGGCCCAGATCCTCGCGGCCAATGTGGACAAGGTGTTCGTCGTCACTTCCACGGGTCGTGACTTCAACCCCCGCCGCGTCGAGCGCTACCTGGTGGCAGTCCAGGGCGGTGGCGCGGAGCCCATCGTGGTGGTGAACAAGGCTGACCTGAGCCCCGATGTCGACGCGCTCGTGGCCGAGCTCGGCGCGGTGGCCCCCGGTGTGCCAGTGCTCGCGGTGAGCGCGCTCCACGCCTCGGGGATGGATGCGCTTCGTGTCCATCTCCACGCGGGTTGCACCGTGGCGGTGGTGGGCTCCTCCGGCGTGGGCAAGTCCACCCTGATCAACCGCCTGCTCGGAGCCGAGGTGCTCGCCACGGGCGAGGTGCGCGAAGTGGACGAGAAGGGCAGGCATACCACCACCCATCGCCAGCTCCTCCCGGTACCCCTCGAGAATGGCGCCCAGGCCCTTCTCGTGGACACGCCGGGGCTGAGAGAGCTTCAGCTCTGGGCCCAGTCCTCCTCCCTGGCCGGAGTCTTCACGGACATCGAGACCCTGGCCGCCGAGTGCCGCTTCAGGGACTGCACCCACGCGCATGAACCGGGCTGCGTGGTTCGAGAGGCCGTCGCACGCGGCGAGCTCGACGAGGCGCGTCTGTCGAGCCTGCACAAGCTCGCCCGCGAGCAGGCCCATCAGGCCGCGCGCCAGGATGGCTGGGCCCGCCAGGAACAGCACCGCAAGGAGAAGCAGTTCGGTCGTATGGGGCGCGAGATCAGTCGGCTCCATCCCAAGCGACGGAAGTGA
- a CDS encoding chloramphenicol phosphotransferase CPT family protein produces the protein MQLSGNVIVLNAPSVAGKTSIQKKLQELLEEPYLAMGIDSILVAMLPTRYFMGSHPDGEQVLNGAPAMDENGSPLFTLRFGPKGQRVIAGMHHAIAAFAEQGNNVIEDYILYEREWLPDFANALRSVNAYFVGVRIPLEALEERERQRATSPRGHASSIQGGWALRQTKARVAPLHEGWR, from the coding sequence ATGCAATTGAGCGGAAACGTCATCGTGCTGAATGCTCCTTCGGTCGCGGGCAAGACGAGCATCCAGAAGAAGCTCCAGGAGCTCCTCGAGGAGCCCTACCTGGCAATGGGGATCGACTCGATCCTCGTCGCCATGCTGCCGACGCGCTACTTCATGGGCTCGCATCCTGATGGAGAGCAGGTGCTCAATGGCGCGCCCGCCATGGACGAGAACGGCTCGCCACTCTTCACGCTGCGTTTCGGACCCAAGGGGCAGCGAGTCATCGCAGGCATGCACCATGCCATCGCGGCGTTCGCGGAGCAGGGCAACAACGTCATCGAGGACTACATCCTCTACGAGCGCGAATGGCTCCCCGACTTCGCGAATGCGCTGCGCTCCGTCAACGCGTATTTCGTTGGGGTGCGAATTCCCCTGGAGGCCCTCGAGGAGCGGGAGCGGCAGCGGGCGACGTCTCCACGAGGACATGCCAGCTCCATCCAGGGCGGGTGGGCACTCCGCCAGACCAAGGCCCGGGTCGCGCCACTCCACGAAGGGTGGCGCTAG
- a CDS encoding GNAT family N-acetyltransferase: MIAPGPTIETARLILRPTALEDLEGFVTLAGDPESARFIGGVQPRSMVWRAMSAMAGSWALQGFAMFSVLEKSTGRWVGRVGPWKPEGWPGTEVGWGLIRDCWGKGYATEAATASIDWAFDHLGWTEVIHCIAPENTPSQEVARRLGSRVKGPVKLPPPYDTAVIEAWGQSREEWRARRK; the protein is encoded by the coding sequence ATGATCGCCCCTGGACCCACGATCGAGACCGCACGCCTCATCCTGCGCCCCACGGCGCTGGAGGATCTGGAGGGCTTCGTGACCCTCGCGGGGGATCCGGAGTCCGCGCGCTTCATCGGAGGCGTCCAGCCCCGCTCGATGGTCTGGCGGGCGATGAGCGCGATGGCGGGTTCGTGGGCGCTGCAGGGCTTCGCCATGTTCTCCGTGCTGGAGAAGTCCACGGGCCGCTGGGTGGGCCGCGTGGGTCCGTGGAAGCCGGAGGGCTGGCCGGGCACGGAGGTTGGCTGGGGCCTGATTCGCGATTGCTGGGGCAAGGGTTACGCCACCGAGGCGGCGACGGCCTCCATCGACTGGGCCTTCGACCATCTCGGATGGACGGAGGTCATCCACTGCATCGCTCCGGAGAACACGCCGTCCCAGGAGGTCGCCCGCCGGCTGGGTTCGCGAGTGAAAGGCCCGGTGAAGCTGCCACCGCCCTATGACACCGCAGTCATCGAGGCCTGGGGGCAGAGCCGCGAGGAGTGGCGGGCGCGACGGAAGTGA